A single Garra rufa chromosome 9, GarRuf1.0, whole genome shotgun sequence DNA region contains:
- the LOC141342419 gene encoding NACHT, LRR and PYD domains-containing protein 1 homolog, producing MRSVILKYKKLICSEYQYVTEYNSLPGEQVLLSERFTQPLILQRHRDQKEREEEIRFSGESFQQVLNSRSSLESDHLNTLFNVDHHGISPSAVILQGNSGNGKSFTVQKIVMDWASCDLYKERFDIVFHLKCKEINRISGRKSLVEILSYNCSLTSDQISQILQQAPEKVLFIIDGFDELRLTQNIYDKSAQTDPLRKAPPVVTLCALMKGHILPESFLLVTTRSTATDTLGNLLKGPQRFTEIMGFTKKGVEEYFQKFFQNEELFRKAYECVRANETLFTTCSIPVICWIICTVMRERFSAGADVLSGLGTTTSIYVDFVSTLLEHHCQGLSQSVPNLLRSLGQLAERGILEEQVLFDKKTVYETVSDPAGNPFLCKFLFKRRINQEIMFSFMHLSFQEFFTALYYISLDSKAFKGKLAKLRSDFYVWNSRSVAVMQFISGLLNEDVRGTLRRKYGVFVHLNTQTYLKELLFQMGSCVLNLHCLYELHEESFVKEVLNGKADISVLYKPIRRTDCWALLYCCQCCQCMKKLMLHFAQITFENLSMILPVLHKFETLM from the coding sequence ATGAGATCAGTAATTCTCAAATATAAGAAGCTGATTTGTAGTGAGTATCAGTATGTGACAGAGTATAACTCTCTGCCTGGTGAACAAGTGCTGCTGTCTGAGCGCTTCACACAACCTCTGATCCTTCAGAGACATAGAGATCAAAAAGAGAGAGAAGAAGAGATCCGCTTCAGCGGAGAAAGCTTTCAGCAGGTCCTCAACTCCAGGAGCAGTCTTGAGTCTGACCATCTGAACACTCTGTTCAACGTTGATCACCATGGGATCAGTCCTAGTGCTGTTATACTGCAGGGAAATTCAGGGAATGGGAAATCATTCACTGTGCAGAAAATTGTAATGGACTGGGCATCGTGTGACCTCTATAAAGAGCGGTTTGATATTGTGTTCCACTTAAAGTGCAAAGAAATAAATCGCATTTCTGGCAGAAAGAGTTTGGTGGAGATCTTGAGCTACAACTGCAGTTTAACATCAGATCAGATCTCACAGATACTACAGCAGGCACCAGAGAAAGTACTTTTCATCATCGATGGATTTGATGAATTGAGACTCACACAGAACATTTATGACAAGTCTGCACAAACTGATCCACTTCGAAAAGCCCCACCTGTGGTCACTCTTTGTGCCCTGATGAAGGGTCACATCCTGCCAGAGTCCTTCCTGCTGGTCACCACCAGATCTACAGCTACAGACACACTGGGTAACCTGCTCAAAGGACCTCAGCGTTTCACAGAGATTATGGGCTTTACTAAGAAGGGGGTGGAGGAGTACTTCCAGAAGTTTTTTCAGAATGAGGAGCTCTTCAGAAAAGCATATGAATGTGTGAGAGCAAATGAAACCCTCTTCACCACCTGCTCCATCCCTGTCATCTGCTGGATCATCTGCACGGTTATGCGAGAGAGATTCAGTGCTGGTGCGGATGTATTGAGTGGACTGGGAACCACCACCTCTATCTATGTTGACTTTGTGTCCACTCTACTGGAGCATCACTGCCAGGGTTTGAGTCAGTCTGTCCCGAACCTGCTGAGGAGTCTGGGTCAGCTGGCAGAGAGAGGGATACTGGAAGAACAAGTCCTGTTTGATAAgaaaactgtttatgaaactgtTTCAGACCCTGCTGGCAATCCATTCCTGTGCAAGTTCCTGTTTAAGAGAAGAATCAATCAGGAGATAATGTTCAGTTTCATGCATCTCAGCTTTCAGGAGTTCTTTACCGCTCTGTATTACATCTCTCTCGATAGCAAGGCATTTAAGGGCAAACTCGCAAAACTACGTTCTGATTTCTACGTTTGGAACTCACGCAGTGTAGCTGTAATGCAGTTTATTTCTGGCCTTTTGAATGAGGATGTTAGAGGCACTCTTAGGAGGAAATATGGTGTGTTTGTTCATCTAAACACTCAGACTTATCTGAAAGAATTGCTTTTTCAAATGGGTAGTTGTGTCCTCAATCTTCACTGTCTCTATGAGCTCCATGAAGAAAGCTTTGTAAAAGAAGTTTTAAATGGAAAGGCAGACATTTCTGTTCTTTATAAGCCTATAAGAAGAACAGACTGCTGGGCCCTGCTCTACTGTTGTCAGTGCTGtcagtgcatgaaaaaactgatGCTCCACTTCGCACAGATAACATTTGAAAACCTATCTATGATTCTTCCTGTACTCCACAAGTTTGAGACTTTAATgtga